ATCTTTTGAATTGATGTTGGGTTAGGTTTAGACAGAATTTAAAAGgaattttattgtgtttttattctgttattgaactttgaaattaattgttcaagTTCAAGTTCTTGAGCTTGAAGTTCTTGGTGATTTTGCTTAAGTTGGAGCTTTGAAGTTTATGATGTTTAATCtgaatttttggggtttttaccATTGGATTTTTAATGCATGAATTGTGTTTTAAGCTTTTGATTTAATTACTGGAAAATCTATTTAATGGATTTAAGTTTTGGTTGTGAAATGAGTTGAAATGGATGAGTTTTTGGGGCTGAAATTCATTGTTGAAGGCTGATTTTTAGTTGCTGgtttttggtgttgttggaGAGTGAATTAGGTGTAATTCCTCTCTAATTACTTGGTTTATGTTAGGTGAAAATTTGGTATGATTGTGGGTTGATATAGcatgaaaattggtatttttggatGCATTTTCGTGGCTGGAAACTGGGTTTCCTGGGTTTTTAAACCCAGTAGCCGCGGCCATTTTTGGCagcttattgtatttttttcgggtttttgttttggtcataacttttgactcgggactccgtttgggacgttctttatatcgttggaaagctcgttccgagctctatctGAATATCTGGAATTTAAATGCCCAGTTTTTAATTTGTGGAAATAGATTttgggattaaccctatacttgtgtatcccggaattgtgactaggattaccggcacttggtcaggagcacccggggatttggaatctccatatttgtgggacatcaggtaagacagtagttagcacgtagagatatgcGCAATGGCGCTTATATGGAATGTGATTTATATGAGAAACTAGAAACCGGGATTAGAGTTATTActctaaagtgagcggtttattggcttagggttattacccaagtgaattgttaatatgtaatTGTTATGCCATGATGTATATAGCTGTATATTGAAGTAAagggttatgtgttcaaggcataatcaggttggactcggtaactagaaccgagatgaactgttctaaggccttattgtaattagacgtgtgagcgtaacacgtaggtctatgccacatagacataaataggcgtgtgagcgtaacacgcaggtctgtgtcatacagacaaatatgaaatggcattattattatttatgtgatgAGTTATATATGATTAACGATATAtcttactgtcttgctgggcttggctcacgggtgctctactgtgcaggaaagggtaaatctatctctgatcagccatgagtatgggagttgggcgatgtatgtacatgttcgggccacactagaccaagcgggttaggGTCTACCTGCGTTGAAACTTTTGTAACTCtatttttgccgcttaggtcggctaaggagaaaagacttgtaatattttataaaatgatttttttgggatcccgaaacatgtaacttttgtttgtaaggttaaaattattacaagtttattttcattccgtttTCGTTTAAAGTTTTAATTTCCGCGCTTATTTTAAAACcaatcccgtttaggggattagggtttcttaatcatattgggtagcgtgcctaaatcttagggcgttacagtttggtatcagagcgccaaggtttttaaatttCCTGTAGACCGGTcgaacatgtacaatcatcgtcagagataagctcgactcatggtgcagtaagtgttgagagtaaatactttactGCTTATTTGATCAATTATTTACCGCTTTctattttaggcagtatgtaagcatctagagtatttatgtgatatatgatGCCATGCTTAAAATGCTATATGTtaagtatttaattatattaagtaaatagttgagttagggtttaaggtaaTAAGTgcataagtgtggtattggtgcttaactcgctggggttgttggtTACAGGGGTACTTGTGaaaatggaccctccgcaatcatctagaccacagggcgagcaagtagagcatGGTGTAGACCAAACCAATCCACCGGCACCGCCTGTACCTCCGCAGAATCtgggggataatgcgggggtTGGCAATGCTAATCCTCCCGGCGGCGCGGCGGATGTTCCATGAAATGCGAGgtatcatacttcgtcaagaggaaGAGTTGCGTCGATTAAGGCAACCGGCACCGGCTGCCCCTGTTGAGCAAGTGTTACCACCAGtgcctgtgccagtggtgggtaaccaggggTTTATGATGCCGCATAGAGATTCCGTGTTtgagcggtttgtgaagctgcaacctcctaCTTTTCTGGGAGGTACTGACATAATTAAAGctgagcaatggatgagtacaATCACCCGTATCCTTGATAATATGGGAGTGACGGGAACAGAGAGAGTGAATTGTGCAGCTTTCATGTtacaagatcatgcccgcgtctggtgggatATTGTGGGACAGACTCGTGATGTCAATGTAATGACTTGGGATGAGTTTAAGAATTTGTTTGAAGAAAAATTTTATAACATCGCTGTGAGGACTTCACACATGGAagactttgtgaaattaactcAGGGGAAGATGTCTGTGGCCGAATACACTCTAGAGTTTGATCGAGTGTCCAAGTTTCTTTGGTGATGCGGGTGCCCACTGATTTCACCAGAAACGAAATATGTGAGAGGACCGAATGCCACAATCGgtcgggacttgaagattaccactactcatgacactttgtacaaGAAAGTGGTAGAGCTAGCCTTAATTGCCGAGGAGGCCGAGCATCGAGTAATAAAGGAGCAGGTCGCAAAGGATGTTGTCACGGCATCAAACCCCGCTCGCTAGTGGTAATATCGGTAAAGGGACCGACAAAGTGGTAACACCGATCACAAACGAAAGGTTGATGCTTCCGGAACATCAGGGGGTAACAGGAAGtttcggggaaacagaggtggccgcCATGGCCGCGGATCTTCATTCcgatcttatcctgagtgtccaaaaTGCAAGAAACACCATCAGGGTGAATGTCGGGCCAAGACttgtttccagtgtggcatggtgggtcACTTCATCAGAGATTGTCCTCAGACTAAGAAAgaggagcctaagaagaatgttaCTCAGAACCCGGGACGACTTTTTACCATGACTCAGGCTgatgctgatgctagtccgtcagtgGTGACAGTCGATTGTCTATAAATGGTTGTTCTTATACTGTAttgtttgattcgggagctacccACTCTTATGTGTCAAGTAGAGTAATTGAAAATTTT
This Cannabis sativa cultivar Pink pepper isolate KNU-18-1 chromosome 6, ASM2916894v1, whole genome shotgun sequence DNA region includes the following protein-coding sequences:
- the LOC133039307 gene encoding uncharacterized protein LOC133039307; this encodes MRGLAMLILPAARRMFHEMRGIILRQEEELRRLRQPAPAAPVEQVLPPVPVPVVGNQGFMMPHRDSVFERFVKLQPPTFLGGTDIIKAEQWMSTITRILDNMGVTGTERVNCAAFMLQDHARVWWDIVGQTRDVNVMTWDEFKNLFEEKFYNIAVRTSHMEDFVKLTQGKMSVAEYTLEFDRVSKFLWDRQSGNTDHKRKVDASGTSGGNRKFRGNRGGRHGRGSSFRSYPECPKCKKHHQGECRAKTCFQCGMVGHFIRDCPQTKKEEPKKNVTQNPGRLFTMTQADADASPSVVTVDCL